A region of the Apium graveolens cultivar Ventura chromosome 6, ASM990537v1, whole genome shotgun sequence genome:
CGAGGGGTCGGCGACAATTTCTGCCGTCAACTCCTTTACCTGAGTTGGTCCGGCTGTTCCTGGATCAATCTCTTCAACAATCATATTCCGGTTGGATCTGTAAAGTAAAACTCCTTGTAGCGCCAAATGATATgccttaatattattaataactAAGACTAACTTTGAGGAGGTGTTTTCTTTATTTAATTTGCCAATCTCTTTAAATGAGGTTATTGTCTTATATTTATACCAAGTATCAAATgaactttattttataaaatggGTCTTATTGGGCTTTATATTATGTTTTACAATTATCCTAATTATAGGTCTTTCCAACACAGACACTATAActttcattctcatcatctctTGCAATAAAATTAGAGTTTATTTCAAATTGACAAGAGCGGAAGCTATACTAATatttcaaaaagaaaaaaagaaaggtTGGTGTAGGATGGTCCATGTCTGAACTTTCCTAGAAAATCCAAAAGACTAGAGTCCGACTCCCCGGTCTCAAAAAACTTATATATTTATCTGAACCTTTTTTAAAAATATGTGAAGAAAGTATCTTGAAATATAGAAGTACCTATTTAACTTGATGATGGTGATCAGTTGTTCTGGTACAAGCTAATCATAAGGGAGATTGGAGGTGGATATGATTGGAATTTATGGATCTACTCTACTGTCCTAAATGTGACTAGAATTAAATGCAACTCTTTCTTACATTTTACCCCCAAGTAGAAATGTAAATTATACTGATGCGGAATCTACAACTAACTTGTACAACAGCATGTTTCCTGTTAACTGTCGTGTTGGCTACAGCTTTTTTTTTTACTGGTGTCACTTCACCCGGAAAACAAAAAAAACACTGCGATAAGAGAACATTCTGGTACTCAAAGTCCAAGATATAACCCCACTACCTTAATTAAGCCCCATTCAACCAAATGTTGTCAAACTGCATGGTCTTTATTAAAAAGAAAAACAGTACATGTTCATTTTATTTTCATAACATTGTTTTTAGTCTTCTCATTTAGAATCTCTAAAGATATCTCTCAAAACACGTTATGCTGTAATTAGAGAAAGAAGCACAAAACATGTTTAAGTAATTTCTGGGACACCAAAAGAATATGAAAGATTGTTATGATAAGGAGTCAAAAAGAGTATGATTTCGCACCATACTTGTGAATTATCGTGATGATGATGATAAGCATATGATTAGTTGGTAAAAGTAATTAATACTCACTATGTATCTAAAAAAAATTTCTATTTGTGCTGTACACGTTTGTTAATACACatttttgattgttaatatttttaatttcgtgttaatattaaatataaaaatttcattatatTAAATTACTCATAAATACTAATCCAACAAGATCACTCATAACTATATTTGATTTTATAGATTAGACATAAATTAGTAATTAATCGCTTATCATAAACAGTGTAAAAAATCAAAACAAGAAATGTAATATGGGAAGGAGGGAGtcctattttaaaaattataatcacaTTTGCTTGCGTACATTCTAAACTTCTAACATCTGAATTTCGAACTAGGCAGCGGTAATACTTTATTTAGTTAGTATGTAGTAGAAGAAAGGTCAAAGGACTAAAATTCTAATACAATGAACCAGCTCACAAGTTGATGTCAATGACAAAAGAAAGCAACGAATCATTATCAAATGGAAGCTGGAAATCGTATCCTTCTGTTATTTTAATTCAAACAAGGCTTTCAAATCATGTTGCAGGTGAGCAAGTAATAATTCGCACAATAAACAAGTATGTTGCTTAAGGTGTGATTAATGTGTTCACGTTATAGTTGTGTTgtttctttcattttctaaacCACATGCAAACCATATGCTTTCCCTTTTAAATCAAAGCCATGCCATGACCACACAAAGTAGGAAATCAAAGATTTAGTTACATGAGAATCTAGagtttctatttctattactagCAAACAACCATATGTTCCCAGGATTACAAACTGAATCAACCAACAAGTACCATGAACATTAAAGAGCATCAACAAAATGCTACTATAAATTTAACGGTTCTTTCGTAAATAAATATATACAACATTACAATATAAGAGTACGTTTGCGTACATCTTAGCCTCCCGGCTCCCAAGTAGGACTTACCGGATTAGGTCACCTCCTAGCTGACCTCAACTATACTACACAAGAACTCATGGTAGAGCAAACTTATGTGGAACATTATACAAATTCTTGACTATTGGGAGCTTCAAAATTTCCCAGAACCTCAATATAGTCTACAACAAAAAAATAGTCGTTTGTGCTTGTTTTGTTACGAGACTCTGGCTGTTAATGCTACCTTGAGCTGTTCTTGAGTATATAGTCGACTCCCCATCTTCACTGTAGCCTGTTGGATCATCAAGTCTCTTACAACGGATACACTTGCGTGGCTAACATCCAGATCCAGATCTTCCAATGCTGCCATTAATTTAGCTGCAGGATGGTTCTTTTTACTGGACTGGACTCGGATCATTGCATCCCAGCCTATAATCTTGACATCTATATCCAAATCGATCAATTTGGCTGCATGACCATTTGACAATTTGAAATCTTTCTCAGATGAACTCCGTGATCCTTTACTAGCTAATTCCTTTTTCAAAGACTCCAACTGGTTTCTCAGCTCATCTTTCTCGGAATCTGATGCCTGCACCTTGGCTTTCAGCTCATTAATATAAATGATAGAATCTCCAAGCAGTGAAGCCTTGTCCATTTTCGATACATTAGGCACAACAACTCGAAGAGCATAAAACTTCTGATTAAGCTTCTCCCTCCTCTGCCTCTCCGCTTCAACATGATTCAATGGCTCTTCTCTCCCATTCGCAGGCTTCCTCCCTCTCTTCCGTGGCTTCTTTTCTGGCTCTACAACTCGAACAATCTCCGGCTCTTTCACAACCGAAGCTTCCAGATCCGAATGATCCGAATCCCCAACACCACTAGACTTCACACCGGAAAATGACCACATACCATCTTCATTCGATCTCTTCTTGCTATCCTCAACAATTCCCCCAAACGGCATAACCTTACTCCCATTACTCCTCTTACTTTCCCCGAAATTCAATATCTCCCCTGATTCCGGCTTACAACCATTCGGATCCAAACCCCCATTCCTAACACTACTTCCACTAATCCCATCATACCCAAACCCCGAAAAGTTCAATTCTTTACCCATAACCCCAATCTCCCTCCCCTCATTTCGACTAAACTGATGATTCGGAACATGAACTACACTACTCGGATTAACATTAACATTCTCAGTCAAAGCACTAGAACTATGattctcaaacacaatctgcATAGGATTAGACAAACTCACCAAAGGAGTATCCTTAATCTGAACAACAGGAGCTGCCACAACCACCGGAGACGGTTCCCGGATCCAAAGCGCAGACGGGTCGGACTCATTAACCTCCGGATCATTCCCCACCGCCAAAAAACCCGATTGAGCCCCATTATTAAAATCAAACAAAACCCTAACTTTATTCATCAGATCCAAGCTCTGATAAATCACCTCAGTAGAACCCAATTCAACGACACCGTTTTCGGACGGAATACACACCAAAGTCTTCAATCCAAACACCTGAGCTTGTCTAGCTCTCTCACACTCACACCCCAACAACCTCTCAGCTCCACTAACCCAAACCATCGAATTACTCATAAACGCCTGACCCGGAAGACCCGACCCGTTTACAAAATTCTGGGTCATAGAAACCAGAAAAAACCACTCAGTATCCGTCACTTCTTCATCCACCGCTTCATCCGGCGACCCACTATTGCCGGAAATCAAAGAATTCAGTTCCCGGAGAACTTTTTTCCGGTGAGCTTGTTCATCAGCTGAACTAGGGTTATTTTTCAccatctctttctccttatctTCTCCTTTATAATACCCATCAGCCCAACCCAAAATCGAAGACCCAGCTGTCGAATAATTACTAGTATCTGGCTGCCAGAAGATAGCATAAGTCCAGCTCTCTTTCGCAGTTTCAATAACTGTTTGAAGACGATGCTGGAGAGTTTCTTGATTGAAAGATGAGGTGGTGGTTGCGGTGGTGGGGTGGGGTGGCGGTGGTGGAGTGGGTGGTGGAAAGAAGGGGGAGAAGTCAGTGGAAGAAATGAAAGCGTCCATCATTGAAGAAGTGGTGTGGTCGTCCGAGGACCAGAGATTCCGGTGATACTCCGTCATGTGGCTCCGGTGAGGTGATGAATTGGTCACGTGGGAAATGGGTGAATAAGAGAAGGGGATGGTGAGTATGAGATGCGTGTGAAGGTGAGGAGAAATAtgtgagtgagagagagagagagagagagagagagagaggcggCTCTCAAAAAATATCAGTGTGTAACTGTGTATATACGTAACTATGTATGGATGGACATGTTGAGTCTGTGTTGTGTAAGATTTCTATTCGAGTTAGTTGCTGTTTCTTTTTTCTAGTATTGGGTACTTGCATGAAAGAAAATTAttttttgttatatttttatttgtgtCAATTTTATAGTAGCAATAATGATTATAGATTTGAATGTTGTGATGGTGGATAGAATAATGATGATCACTCTATATTTGTGATTACTTATGTggaaatattattataaacaaATTAGAGAGGGGGACATGATCTATTTCTATTTTTTGCCAAGTTATTTTTAATATATGGTATTTTATTATTTGTAAAATTGTCCATAAATTATTATATCAAATGTATTTAAccaaaattattttttttatttgaaattatTAAACACAAATTAGGTTATTAAACCCCTCCCCCATTGTCTGTGTATAGCTACGCTAATTAAAATAGGTTATTAAAATATACTTTTGATATATCTTCAAAACTATATGCATCTTTATTaacttttttttatatattttcgAAATTACCCGCATCTCCGTTTAAACAGTATATAGCTAAATATTATACTCAATATAATACATAAATCAAACAAAGTTTCTGTTACGTCCAGATTCCTTCGGGTGTTTAAACAGGTTTCGGCTGCCTTGAAGATGGCTTCGGCCAATCCCTGAAAGAGAAGAGAACGCGAGGGTATGtaccccgattcacctccggcgtgagagtaagaatcTGGTTGTAAAGGTGAGGTAAATAATACAAGAAAAGCAGAGTGTTTGTGAGAATCTCTGTGTGTGTTTTGTCTTACTTTTCCCAGGGATTTTATACCCAATCTCACCATGATTGCTTACGTTACTCATAATTAAGGAGGGAGTGAAAAGGGGGTGTTATGCCTCCTCTCCTTTCCAACGGTCCTGAAGAAGCATGGACTTTGGCCTGGGACTCTCTGTGGGCCTTCGGATTATGGGTCTGGTGGGCCTTCGGCCCAATAGCTCAATCGTCCGTCGGGCCTTCGCTCAAAGGGCCTTATTGGACCTACAACCAACATGTCTCTGTCATTCGGATGGGCCTTCGGGCGGACTGAAGGACATCAATTCAGGCCCATATTGGGGCGAAGAATCCCTAGGGCGACCGCTTCAGTTTCGCCTCGATCTTCGTTCGTACACGTGGCACGTCTTTGGGAACTTGTGGTGCATTAAAGTGACAGCTGTTGGCACATCGTTTCACGTATTAATCCCAGCCATTGAATCTCAACCGTTTTAATCTGGGACGTCTATTTTAAAAACCCCCAAACGTCGCCTTTCTGAATTCATTTTGGGCACCTATATAAAGTCCATTTGTgcatttccttttctttttatcACTTCCATTTTCTCTATACACAGCAACTCCATCTTTCCAGATTATCCCATCCCAATCCAAGAACACCTTCAAATCAATAAGTTCTTTTTTGCTTTTCAAGCGTTCCTTACATATGCATGCAAGTTTTTGAGTTTTATGGTCTTTGCATGTGGGTCAAGTGGCTTTAAGTTTATGGGATGTTTCTGGGTTTTAAGTGTACATTGTTGTGTTTTTTGGGGTCTTTTAGTTTTATGGGTACTTCTGGGTAGGCAATAGGAGTTTTCTGAGTTTTGGTGGTTTCTGGGGCCTTCAATGGGTTTAAGATGGCATGCGAGACGTTTTTTGGTCAAGAACTCTCTTCGGGGGTTCTTGGCCTAAGAACGTCCTTCGGGAGCCGACCCCGGGGCCAAATGGGCGGTTTGGAGTTTAAAGATGACAGGCGGAGGGTTTTTTGGGGCTAGAACTTCCTTCGGGAGACTTGCCCTTTAGAACATCCTTCGGTAGCCGACCCCAGATACTTTTCCTGTTCACTCGATCTAGGATATGTACTCGGCTTTTTATCATTTATCATTTTTCCTTTGTCATGTCCCGAGTACATGAACTAATGTCTCTCTATTTCTGAATACAGGGACATGGACCGAGCGAATCGCCCTCTAGACACTTGGGACCCAAGGTCGGGCAGCTTGGCGGGAACGTTTTCCATTCGCCCGAAGAGAACAGGTCGGGATCTCTTTGGCTCTGTGGCGAATTATCCGGCGGCAAACAACCGGTTGGAGCTGTCGAAGGAACGGATTATTCAGATGTATTCTGAGTTCTTCGTTCCTCGGAACTTCTACTGGATCTACGCCCCCAAGGAAAATAAACGGATCTATGATACTCCTGGAGTGCCAGAGGGGTACGGCGATTGTGTTGTCGGGATATCGGAGGCGGCATTCAAGTGCGGCTTCCGAGTGCCGATACTGAAGATAGTGAAACATCTCTTCAAATAAGGGGATCGCTCTGGGGCAGATGGACCTTAATGGGTTCATCCACATTAACTATTTCCAGAATAGGTGCCTCCATGCCGGAGTTACTCCAACTCCGAGGCTATTCTGGTGGCATTACGACTTCTGAAAGAACCCGAAGAGCCCGGGATTTTATACCATCGCTCGTTGGGCTGGCCGGGCGGATTGGACGGCCACTAACTCCAGCAACAAGCAGACCCATACTCACTGGTGTTTCTTGAGTGGGCGGAGGTTGGCCCTAATGTCTGTCTGGCGAGACGTGAACCCCTCGCTGCTCCTTGCTCCGAGTTTAACAGAGAGGGAGAAGGAGGACTACGCGGCCCTGGTAGATGTCCGCGTGAACAAGCTGGGTCCCGAGGAATTTCGGGATAGAGACTGGTTGCTAAGTTTGTGGGGTGGGGGTAACAAACTTCTCCTTTATCTTTCGTAGTCTGATTATTTTAGTAGTTGTCTTTCATTCATTCATACGCTCCTTCATTCTGTCTTTATAATCTGACACATTTTGCCTTATTTTTGCCTCAGTGTCTTCCAGAGAGGCCTTGATTGAAAGGAAGAAGGCCAAGGCGGCCGAGAAGAGGGCCGCGGAAGAGGCGGCGAAGAAGGCTGTTGATGGAAGGGCCACGCCGAATTTTTCCAGGGAAATGGAGGAGAGGCCCGAGGCGGAGAGGGTCACGCCGCTTCGTCAGGCTCCAGCTGCTTCCGACAGAGATGAGGAGGACGTGCCAGTGGTGAGGGAAGGGAACCCTTCCAAAAGGACCCGCAGCCGGGAGGGGATCGTTCATTCTTATCTCCCTGGATGGGACGTGCTGACGTCTGATCACACTGTCTATCCGGCGAGGCAGTCTACGAAGGAGGTGGCTTCAGACTTGTGCCACGGCCTCCAACTCCCGACCGATCTGCCGACCTTTGCTTCGGCTTCTCCGACCGAGGCTTGCAttgagcttctgtcctttttgtCCCTGGTATGTtcttaattttattttttcttttgcTCGTCTTTTACCCTTCGGCACCTTTCTATTCCTTCATTAATTGCTTTTGTCTTGTCTTTTTTGCAGGCTGCTCCTTGGGCTGCGGCCGTGGAGGACAAAGTTCAGGACATGGAGACTCAGATGGCCGAGGTGAAGGAGTTGGAGAGGAGGGCCACGGCGGCCGAGGAGGAACTTGAAAGGGTGAAAACCCAGAACGAGATCCTGGACGGCCAGGCCACCGCGCTGAAGGGGGATAAGGCCAAGCTGGAGGAGGCCCTTGAGAAGGCGAACCGGAGGATCTCCCACCGGAACGTCCAGCTGAAGAAGTCCCGCAAGGAGCTTCGCAAGAAGCAAAAATAGCTGGACCAGACGGAGGAGCGCTTCTTCCAGTTCGGCATTCACTAtgtcttggagaaggcccatgacCTGAATTGAGATTATAAGCAGCTGCTGGACGACAGCCTGGAGGATCCTATCGGCCAACCAGCAGTTGAAGCCCCTCCTGTCTCCTCCGGCGAAGACGAAGAGCTCTCGGACGAAGATCCTCAGGCCTAGGTTTCCAGCACTGAGGTGCTTGACATGACTGAAGATGATCTTGTTGCGAAGTTTTCCGTTGGTGTTTCCATGGTCATACCTAACTCTTGCAACGGCTTCCTTCATTCATCTTTTTTAGTTGTAATTTCATTTATAATTGGTACTCCTGCCTTCGAGCTTTTGTAATTTAACTAGCCTTTGGGCTTTTATATGTTAATGTATTTTTCAACTTTCTATCAATTAATCGCATCTTCATCTTTATTTATCTGCCTTAACGATTTAAAACTTTGAACTGAATTGCATCTTTGGCTTCGCCTCAACAATTTTAACAGGCGAATGAATCACGTCTTTGGCTTCATTCATTCGCCCTAGCAATTTTGATAGAATGAATCGCACCTTTGGCTTTTCATACACCTTAGCAAATTTGATAGAATGAATCGCATCTTTGGCTTTTCATACGCCTTAGCAATTTTAATAGAATTAATCGCATCTTCAGCCTTTCATACGCCTTAgcaattttaataatttaataaaatgaATCGCATCTTCGGCCTTTCATACGCCTTAGcaattataataatttaataaaatgaATCGCATATTCGGCTTTTCATACGCCTTAGCAATTTTTATAAAATGAATTATATCTTTGGCTTCATTTGCCTtaacaattttataaaatgaaTTGTATCTTCGGCTTCATTTTGCCTTAACAATTTTAATGCTTTACTACCCCTTATGGCCCCAAGGGTTAAAGGCCGAAGGTGACTTCGGGTTGTTAATGCTTTAAGAAGCTGCTGTTGGGCGAAGGAACAGGGATGTTAATCGTTTTGTGATTGCCCCTTGACCAGCATGTCGTTGTTCATTCAGTCAATAAGAAGGTTCGGCTGGTCTTCTTCGAGATTGCCCCTGGACCAGGCCATTTTTGTTAtgtatatatttttaattatatgcGTGATTAAGGCCGAAGGATCATGTCCTTTTCTGGGATTGCCCCTGGACAGGGTTTCCTTCGGACCTCTTTAATATCACATGAATAAGGGAAGGAGGAATGATAAGGTCTTATCTTAGGATTGCCCCTTAAGGTCCTTCATTCATCCTCACTATGTGTGCAAATTAAATAATAGTGTTGCAGCGAAGGATGTTTGATTTTCGTGAGATTGCCCCTATGCTATATGCTTCATTAATAAATTGGACAAAGGCGGTGACCGGAGGGTTTATCGTCTTTGGGATCGCCCCTAGATAATACTCATGCAGCCGCGTCTTTGGTACTTAATAAAGAAATGTGACGGAAAGTGCGTCTTTATTTATGATTCAACTGCTTACATTTCTCATATAAAATTCAAGTACAAACTTAACTTTTAGAGAAATTTCTTACTGATAAAACTTTCGAAGGCGACTGACATGCCAGGTGTTTTTGATTGCTTCGCCTGATAGTGTTTCAAGCTTGTATGTTCCGGGACGAACGACCTCGATCACCTTATAGGGCCCTTCCCAGTTGGGCTGAAGCTTTCCTTGTTTGATTGGCATAAATGCAGTCAGCTCCCTTAGGACTAGATCTCCGACTCCGGAAGACCTCTTCTTGACGTTGGAGTCATAATGTTGTGCTGCTTGTAGCAAGTATTTCATGTTCCTTTGGTGGGCAGCTTCTCTTTCTTCCTCCAATAAGTCTACATTCGCTCTTAGCCTGAAGCTATTGGCTTCTATATTGTAGGCCTCAGTTCGGTATGATTCTGAGCCTACTTCGGTGGGGATCAGGGCTTCGCTTCCATAGGCCATTCTGAAAGGGGTTTCCCTCGTTGAAGTCCTGGGGGTCGTCCGGTAGGCCCATAAGATCCAAGAGAGTTCTTCTGCCCATCTTCCTTTAGCTTCGCCCAGCCTCTTCTTTACTCCTTAAAAGATTACTTTGTTTGCCGCTTCGATTGCGCCATTCCCTTGCGGATGGGCGACTGAGCTAAACCTCTGTTCAATTCCGAAGTGGTGCAGGAACTTACAAAATTTATTTTCAATAAACTGAGTTCCATTGTCAGAGATGCAAATCTTCGGAATTCCGGATCGAAGGATAATTTGTTCTAAGAAGAACTTCTTTGCTGCTTCTTCGATAATGGCCGACAGAGGTCGAGCTTCGACCCACTTGGTCATGTAATCAATGGAAATTATGCAGTACTTTGCTTGCCTCGTGCTTGTTAGGAGAATGCCCACTATATCCACGGCCTACACGGCTAATGGAATGGTACTTAGCACGAAGGTCATTACTTCTGGGGGCTGTCTCGGGACAGTGGCGAATAATTGGCACTGTACGCACTTCTTGGCATATTCGCTGGCATCGGCCTTCAGAGTTGGCCAGAAGAAGCCCTGGTGAAGGATTTTAGAGGCGAGGGACCGGCTAGCTAGATGCTCGCCGCAGATTCCTTCGTGCACTGCCTCAAGTGCTTGTCGCTGTTCTTCAGTGTTTAGGCACCTCAGGAGGGGCTGACTGACCGATCGACGATACATCCTTCCGTTGATGATGGTGTAGCTCGACGCCCTGTACTTGATCTTTAGGGCCTCCCTTCGGTCCGGAGGTAagatgaagggtttttagcacataaacgcaacggaaacgtaaatttaaatcttaaaaaaaaaaccgaaaccctccgcaggatccatgcgaaaaataatatttaattctagttcaatatgtttactttaagaagctttacgttaatgaaaagatggaggtctttaatagcgattcaagaacgatgagcggagatccctagcaactgctcctcaagtgtgaagcactccaccggtatccactcttgtacaatgtgatggaggaggaagaggttgagagaattagttgcctccctcttgttctactttagaattagggttaattattttgggttgaggcaaatagggtttataatagtatatttataggcaaaatttctagctgaaaattttccataaaatattattattattaaccctttaattgattattcttattaaccaattaactaataattaaaacaccttttaatcattaatcccttttctaaacactttagaaaaataattctctcacttgatttaatttacaaaattaaattcttaattaataatattaagaattaattaaatctcatttaatcaattattaaatctgctaattattatttatttcacaaataaataattaccagccattattaattaattcctccaccattaaatcattctcttttatggtgtgaccctgtaggttcaatattaagccggtagtagaaataaataataataaaactattttatcattatttatataaattctctaattcattaaatatgattaatt
Encoded here:
- the LOC141664123 gene encoding transcription factor MYC2-like, which gives rise to MTEYHRNLWSSDDHTTSSMMDAFISSTDFSPFFPPPTPPPPPHPTTATTTSSFNQETLQHRLQTVIETAKESWTYAIFWQPDTSNYSTAGSSILGWADGYYKGEDKEKEMVKNNPSSADEQAHRKKVLRELNSLISGNSGSPDEAVDEEVTDTEWFFLVSMTQNFVNGSGLPGQAFMSNSMVWVSGAERLLGCECERARQAQVFGLKTLVCIPSENGVVELGSTEVIYQSLDLMNKVRVLFDFNNGAQSGFLAVGNDPEVNESDPSALWIREPSPVVVAAPVVQIKDTPLVSLSNPMQIVFENHSSSALTENVNVNPSSVVHVPNHQFSRNEGREIGVMGKELNFSGFGYDGISGSSVRNGGLDPNGCKPESGEILNFGESKRSNGSKVMPFGGIVEDSKKRSNEDGMWSFSGVKSSGVGDSDHSDLEASVVKEPEIVRVVEPEKKPRKRGRKPANGREEPLNHVEAERQRREKLNQKFYALRVVVPNVSKMDKASLLGDSIIYINELKAKVQASDSEKDELRNQLESLKKELASKGSRSSSEKDFKLSNGHAAKLIDLDIDVKIIGWDAMIRVQSSKKNHPAAKLMAALEDLDLDVSHASVSVVRDLMIQQATVKMGSRLYTQEQLKVALTARVS
- the LOC141664846 gene encoding uncharacterized protein LOC141664846 produces the protein MAYGSEALIPTEVGSESYRTEAYNIEANSFRLRANVDLLEEEREAAHQRNMKYLLQAAQHYDSNVKKRSSGVGDLVLRELTAFMPIKQGKLQPNWEGPYKVIEVVRPGTYKLETLSGEAIKNTWHVSRLRKFYQ